The stretch of DNA TGGCAGCAACTTCCTTATATGCACGGTCAGCAATTATTAAACTGGGTTTTTTCTGCCTACCCAAATGTGCCTAAAACTGAAAGTGAATTATTGCAGCAAGAGGCAGATGTCACCACCCATGTGAAGAAGTGGATTCCCCCTGCTAACAGACGCATCTGTGTCAACTGTGATGCAGCAGTTGTGGACAAAGTTGCTGGTATGGGACTCGGCTATATCTGGCGTAAGAAGGATGGACAAATCCTTGCTGCTGGTCAGATTTATAAAGATGGCATATGTTCAGCCAAGATGGCGGAGACTTGGGCGATCCTGGAAGCACTGAAGCATCCTCCAGCTGAGGCTATTAGCCAGATTGAAGTTCAATCGGACTGCAAGGTGCTGGTGGAAGAAATCAACAAATTGGAGCAGTATCACTCGGCTGAAAGCAACCTGCTGCATCAAATCCGTAATGTGCTGGCCAAGTTTCAAGATGTAAAAATCATTCATCTAAAAAGAACCAATAATGAGTGTGCTAATATGTTAGCTAGGAATTGTCTATTGGACAAAAACactcaatttttttctcattctTTCCCGGATTGGTTAGCCAAGTTTTGTAAGGCTGATCATCCAAATATGTTGTAGTTTGTCTTGTTGGttctaataaaattctctttcaaaaaaaaaaaaaaattagaaaaaataagaaaaaagaaagaatactTTTAAGCGTTTTTAAGGTGACACATCACCGCCTCATATTTCTcttttatatctattctatataaagtgtgcctatataactgaattcttagtttatgagaaattcatgggtaattttttatttatatttaataaaataataaaatattatttatatataataaaataataaaataaaaataaaacaacttaaacaactTTTCAAATAATCTAGATTATGGCAAATAAGCTTgtgttgagtgttatatgaatTGATAATAATAGCCTTAGGTATCTGATATCTTGTAGGTAAGTATAAAATACATTGATTTTGGAGCATTGAATCTGTCTTTTCATTTAGACGTAATATTGATTTTGGTAGATTTTTGCCTTATTGTTAGAATCCAATACAACTTCATGTATCTATTTTTTGTGTGTTTCAGGGATTTCCACAAGAATTGAGACACTATGATATTATTTCaattaaatttgatttctcCATTGTTATTATTTCTACAGTGTTATTATTTCaattaaatttgatttctcCGTTGTTATTATTTCAGAGGTTCAATAGGGTGTAATGGTTGATGGGTAATCGTCAAAATTCAttcttttttgttctttttttttttgttttgaggaATTGTGTAGATTGTACTTGTAGAAACTGGTTGTTGTTTGGGAAaccttaatatatttttatcactCTGTTTGTGCGAGTTTGTTGTTTTAAGAATTTTGCTATTGTCCTTTTTTTAGTTCATTGTCAAATTGATCAACTTTACTGCCTTCCCCTTACTGGATTGTAAATTTGTGTTTTTGATTGCTTTGAGTCGCTTCTCATTtataatcatttttcaaaactGTTTATTATATGTGGGTTGCAAATTGCTTTTACTTTTTCTCATAAGTCTAACATCGCAGCATTGTTCCAAGGCCGAGGATTGTCGGAGGGATTCCGGGTCTGGTTCCAATTCTGGTGAGGCCTTTTCTATTGTTAAGTGGCTATTGGCTATTGTTTCATgcatgaattttaaattcaaaatggtCAATTTGGTGGGGGGAAACATGTGTTCTTAATGAATTTGCCAAAATGTCATTTTGTAAGTGTAATTTATAGTGTGTTCAAGCGACTATAAAGCCAGCTCAGAGTGAAA from Cannabis sativa cultivar Pink pepper isolate KNU-18-1 chromosome 2, ASM2916894v1, whole genome shotgun sequence encodes:
- the LOC133034343 gene encoding uncharacterized protein LOC133034343; translation: MDEIQKWWRMLWSLQIPPRMKLFSWRVCNNWLPAKTNLKHRGMDINTCYDICGRYEETLTHALWNCEKVRGTWKLCSWYKNCSRLGAGSMFDVLMAIKQTNTRNDFKDTIKVMWAIWENRNRKWQQLPYMHGQQLLNWVFSAYPNVPKTESELLQQEADVTTHVKKWIPPANRRICVNCDAAVVDKVAGMGLGYIWRKKDGQILAAGQIYKDGICSAKMAETWAILEALKHPPAEAISQIEVQSDCKVLVEEINKLEQYHSAESNLLHQIRNVLAKFQDVKIIHLKRTNNECANMLARNCLLDKNTQFFSHSFPDWLAKFCKADHPNML